A part of Denitratisoma oestradiolicum genomic DNA contains:
- the phbB gene encoding beta-ketoacyl-ACP reductase, whose product MQRVALVTGGMGGLGEAVCIKLAALGYKVVTSYSPTNTKAQDWLRGMNDMGYGFKAYPCDVADFDSCRDCVAQIEKDLGPVDVLVNNAGITRDMTFKRMSKNDWDAVIRTNLDSVFNMTKQVMDGMSDRNWGRVINISSVNGQKGAFGQTNYAAAKAGMHGFTKALALEVAKKGVTVNTISPGYIGTKMVTAIPKDVLDSKILPQIPMSRLGKPEEVAGLVAYLASEEAAFVTGANISINGGQHMY is encoded by the coding sequence ATGCAAAGAGTTGCGTTGGTTACCGGCGGAATGGGCGGTCTGGGGGAGGCGGTCTGTATCAAGCTGGCGGCCCTGGGCTACAAGGTCGTCACCAGCTATAGCCCCACCAATACCAAGGCCCAGGACTGGTTGCGGGGCATGAACGACATGGGTTACGGCTTCAAGGCCTATCCCTGCGACGTGGCCGACTTCGATTCCTGTCGCGACTGCGTGGCACAGATCGAGAAGGATCTGGGACCGGTGGATGTGCTGGTGAATAACGCGGGCATCACCCGTGACATGACCTTCAAGCGCATGAGCAAGAATGATTGGGATGCGGTGATCCGAACCAACCTGGATTCTGTGTTCAACATGACCAAGCAGGTCATGGATGGCATGAGCGACCGCAACTGGGGCCGGGTGATCAACATTTCGTCGGTCAATGGCCAGAAAGGCGCCTTCGGCCAGACCAACTACGCTGCAGCCAAGGCAGGGATGCACGGTTTCACCAAGGCCCTGGCCCTGGAAGTGGCCAAGAAGGGCGTCACTGTGAACACCATCTCCCCGGGCTATATCGGCACCAAGATGGTGACGGCGATCCCCAAGGATGTGCTGGACAGCAAGATCCTGCCCCAGATTCCCATGTCGCGCCTGGGCAAGCCCGAAGAGGTCGCGGGCCTGGTAGCCTATCTGGCGTCCGAGGAGGCGGCTTTCGTGACGGGCGCCAATATTTCCATCAACGGCGGTCAACACATGTATTGA
- the phbB gene encoding beta-ketoacyl-ACP reductase, giving the protein MSKKVALVTGGMGGLGTAICKALAQSGHTVVANCLPGFPPKDEWLARTKAEGFDFRVAEGDVSDFDSCASMVKRIESEIGPVDVLVNNAGITRDGMFRKMDKSQWDAVLTINLDSVFNVTRQVLEGMAERGWGRVINISSVNGIKGQFGQANYSAAKAGILGFSKAIAQEVAKKGVTVNAIAPGYIATDMVMAIKQEVRDSITATIPAGRMGTPEEIGGLCAYLASDIAGYMTGATLNINGGLHMY; this is encoded by the coding sequence ATGTCCAAGAAGGTAGCGTTGGTAACAGGGGGGATGGGCGGTCTGGGCACCGCGATCTGCAAGGCGCTTGCCCAGAGCGGCCATACCGTGGTGGCAAACTGCCTGCCCGGTTTTCCGCCGAAAGATGAATGGTTGGCCAGAACCAAGGCCGAGGGTTTCGATTTTCGCGTGGCCGAAGGCGATGTGTCGGATTTCGATTCCTGCGCCTCCATGGTGAAAAGAATCGAATCCGAGATCGGCCCCGTGGATGTGCTGGTGAATAACGCCGGCATCACCCGGGACGGCATGTTCCGCAAGATGGATAAGAGCCAGTGGGATGCGGTGCTGACCATCAATCTGGATTCCGTGTTCAACGTCACCCGCCAGGTGCTGGAAGGCATGGCGGAACGGGGCTGGGGCAGGGTGATCAACATTTCCTCGGTCAATGGCATCAAGGGGCAGTTCGGCCAGGCCAACTATTCCGCCGCCAAGGCGGGGATACTGGGATTCAGCAAGGCCATCGCCCAGGAAGTGGCAAAGAAGGGCGTGACGGTGAATGCCATCGCTCCCGGCTATATCGCCACGGACATGGTCATGGCCATCAAACAGGAGGTGCGTGATTCCATCACCGCCACCATTCCCGCCGGCCGCATGGGCACGCCGGAGGAAATCGGCGGATTGTGCGCCTACCTGGCCTCCGATATCGCCGGTTACATGACGGGGGCAACCCTGAACATCAACGGTGGCCTGCACATGTATTGA
- a CDS encoding carboxyl transferase domain-containing protein has protein sequence MSVIQSRLDTRADDFKANAAVMAALVADLREKTALVAQGGPEAARHKHLARGKLLARDRIDALIDPGAPFLELSPLAGWGMYGNEVACGGLVTGIGRVNGVECVIVANDATVKGGTYFPITVKKHLRAQEIAQQNRLPCIYLVDSGGAYLPAQDDVFPDRDHFGRIFFNQANMSALGIPQIGVVMGSCTGGGAYVPAMSDEAVIVRNQGTIFLGGPPLVKAATGEIVSAEELGGGDVHTAISGVADHLAENDPHALAICRRIVGNLNWQKTISLALATPEEPLYDPAELYGVIPADSKKPYDVREVIARLVDGSRFDEFKARYGTTLVTGFAHLHGYPLGIVANNGILFAESARKGAHFIELCAQRGIPLLFLQNIAGFMVGRKYENGGIAKDGAKMVTAVATARVPKFTLIIGGSFGAGNYGMCGRAYSPRLLWMWPNARISVMGGEQAASVLSTLRRDAQEAAGKQWRRAEEDAFKAPIRAQYETQGHPYYATARLWDDGVLDPAQSRRVLGLGISAALNGPIEKTSFGVFRM, from the coding sequence GTGAGCGTCATCCAGTCCCGGCTCGACACCCGCGCCGATGATTTCAAGGCCAATGCCGCGGTGATGGCTGCCCTGGTGGCCGACCTGCGCGAAAAGACCGCCCTGGTCGCCCAGGGCGGGCCGGAAGCGGCCCGGCACAAGCATCTGGCCCGGGGCAAGCTGCTGGCGCGGGACCGCATCGACGCTCTGATCGATCCGGGGGCACCCTTCCTCGAACTCTCGCCTCTGGCCGGCTGGGGCATGTACGGCAACGAGGTGGCCTGCGGCGGCCTCGTCACCGGCATCGGCCGCGTCAATGGCGTCGAGTGCGTGATTGTCGCCAATGACGCCACGGTGAAGGGCGGCACCTATTTCCCCATCACCGTGAAGAAGCACTTGCGCGCCCAGGAGATCGCCCAGCAGAACCGCCTGCCCTGCATCTATCTGGTGGATTCCGGTGGGGCCTATCTGCCGGCCCAGGACGACGTGTTTCCGGACCGGGATCATTTCGGCCGCATCTTCTTCAACCAGGCCAACATGTCGGCTCTGGGCATACCCCAGATCGGTGTTGTCATGGGTTCCTGCACCGGCGGCGGCGCCTATGTGCCGGCCATGTCGGACGAGGCCGTGATCGTACGCAACCAGGGCACCATCTTCCTTGGCGGCCCGCCCCTGGTGAAGGCCGCCACCGGCGAGATCGTCAGCGCCGAAGAGCTTGGCGGTGGCGATGTGCACACGGCAATTTCCGGCGTCGCCGACCACTTGGCGGAGAACGACCCGCACGCCCTGGCGATCTGCCGCCGCATCGTCGGCAACCTCAACTGGCAAAAAACCATTTCCCTGGCCCTGGCGACGCCGGAGGAACCGCTCTACGATCCCGCCGAACTTTATGGGGTGATTCCCGCCGACAGCAAGAAACCCTACGATGTGCGCGAAGTGATCGCGCGCCTGGTGGACGGCTCGCGCTTCGACGAATTCAAGGCCCGCTATGGCACGACTTTGGTGACGGGCTTCGCCCATCTCCACGGCTATCCTCTAGGCATTGTTGCCAACAACGGCATCCTCTTCGCCGAGTCGGCCCGGAAGGGCGCCCACTTCATCGAACTGTGCGCCCAGCGCGGCATCCCGCTCCTGTTCCTGCAAAACATCGCCGGCTTCATGGTCGGTCGCAAGTATGAGAACGGCGGCATTGCCAAGGACGGCGCCAAGATGGTCACGGCGGTGGCGACGGCCAGGGTGCCCAAGTTCACCCTGATCATCGGCGGTTCCTTCGGCGCCGGCAACTACGGCATGTGCGGCCGCGCCTACAGCCCGCGCCTGCTGTGGATGTGGCCCAATGCCAGAATCTCGGTGATGGGCGGCGAACAGGCGGCTTCGGTGCTCTCCACCCTCCGTCGCGATGCCCAGGAAGCGGCGGGTAAGCAGTGGCGCCGTGCGGAGGAGGATGCCTTCAAGGCGCCGATCCGCGCTCAGTACGAAACCCAGGGTCACCCCTATTACGCCACGGCCCGGCTCTGGGACGATGGGGTGCTTGACCCGGCCCAGAGCAGGCGGGTCCTGGGCCTGGGTATCTCGGCAGCCCTCAACGGCCCGATCGAGAAGACCTCGTTCGGTGTGTTCCGCATGTAG
- a CDS encoding enoyl-CoA hydratase/isomerase family protein yields MYRNILVRTEDSVGRITLNRPERHNAFDDQTIAELSDALAAMEASAEVRVILIASAGQHFCAGADLKWMLRAAARGAEENLVDARKFATMLGCLARMPKPTVARVQGVAYGGGVGLVSACDIAVATADARFALTEVRLGLIPAVIGPHVVAAIGPRQARRYMLTAQPFSAAEAHRLGLVHELAVDIPALDGAVNGIVSALLANGPQAQAECKSLIAAVAGRPLDDPLIEDTARRIARIRATDEAREGMAAFLARRRPRWPAGD; encoded by the coding sequence ATGTACCGCAATATCCTCGTCCGGACCGAAGACAGTGTTGGTCGCATCACCCTCAATCGTCCCGAGCGCCACAATGCCTTTGACGACCAGACCATCGCCGAGCTGAGCGACGCCCTGGCGGCGATGGAGGCCAGTGCCGAGGTGCGTGTCATCCTGATCGCCAGCGCCGGCCAGCACTTCTGCGCCGGTGCCGACCTCAAGTGGATGCTGCGTGCCGCCGCTCGGGGTGCCGAGGAGAACCTGGTCGATGCGCGCAAGTTCGCCACGATGCTGGGATGCCTTGCCCGGATGCCCAAGCCGACCGTGGCGCGGGTGCAGGGCGTCGCCTACGGTGGCGGTGTCGGCCTGGTGTCGGCTTGTGACATCGCCGTCGCCACCGCGGATGCCCGCTTTGCCCTGACCGAGGTGAGGCTGGGCCTCATCCCCGCCGTCATTGGTCCCCATGTGGTCGCCGCCATCGGCCCGCGCCAGGCGCGGCGCTACATGCTGACGGCGCAGCCCTTTTCGGCTGCCGAGGCCCATCGCCTGGGCCTGGTTCACGAACTGGCCGTCGATATCCCGGCCCTCGACGGGGCGGTGAATGGGATCGTCTCGGCCCTGCTGGCCAACGGCCCCCAGGCCCAGGCCGAGTGCAAGTCATTGATCGCCGCCGTCGCCGGCCGGCCCCTGGATGACCCCTTGATCGAGGACACGGCCCGGCGCATCGCGCGCATCCGTGCCACCGATGAAGCTCGGGAAGGCATGGCGGCCTTCCTGGCGCGGCGGCGGCCCCGTTGGCCGGCCGGGGACTGA
- a CDS encoding isovaleryl-CoA dehydrogenase translates to MRIPSLSFNHGETIDMLRETVRAFASNRIAPRAEAIDRSNEFPSSLWKEFGDLGLHGLTVEEEYGGSKLGYLAHIIALEEVSRASASVGLSYGAHSNLCINQIHRNGTGAQKAHYLPRLVSGDHVGALAMSEAAAGSDVMGMKLRAERKGDRYLLNGSKMWITNGGDADVLVVYARTDTDAGSRGITAFIVEKGMKGFSHGKHLDKLGMRGSNTYPLFFDGVEVPEENVLGGVGQGARVLMSGLDRERAVLCGGPLGIMAACMDIVVPYLHERRQFGRSIGEFQLMQGKIADMYATWMATRAYVYALGQAFDRADDARRLRKDAAGAILYAAEKATWMAGEAIQALGGVGYTTDCAAGRLWRDAKLYEIGAGTSEIRRMLIGRELFEETR, encoded by the coding sequence ATGCGGATTCCAAGCCTGAGTTTTAATCATGGCGAAACGATCGATATGTTGCGCGAGACGGTCCGGGCTTTCGCCTCCAATCGGATTGCCCCAAGAGCGGAGGCGATTGATCGGAGCAACGAGTTCCCCTCATCGCTATGGAAAGAATTCGGTGATCTGGGCCTCCATGGCTTGACGGTGGAAGAGGAATACGGCGGCAGCAAGCTGGGTTATCTGGCCCACATCATTGCCCTGGAAGAGGTTTCCCGGGCCTCCGCCTCGGTGGGCCTGTCCTATGGCGCCCATTCGAACCTGTGCATCAACCAGATCCATCGCAATGGCACTGGTGCTCAGAAGGCCCACTATCTGCCCAGGCTGGTTTCCGGCGATCACGTGGGGGCCTTGGCCATGTCCGAGGCCGCCGCCGGTTCCGACGTGATGGGCATGAAGCTGCGGGCCGAGCGCAAGGGCGATCGTTATCTGCTCAACGGCAGCAAGATGTGGATCACCAACGGCGGCGACGCCGATGTCCTGGTGGTCTATGCCAGGACCGACACGGACGCCGGCTCCCGGGGGATCACCGCCTTCATCGTCGAAAAGGGGATGAAGGGTTTCAGCCACGGCAAGCACCTGGACAAGCTGGGCATGCGCGGCTCCAACACCTATCCGCTGTTCTTCGACGGCGTGGAGGTGCCGGAAGAGAACGTGCTGGGCGGGGTCGGACAGGGCGCCAGGGTACTGATGAGCGGCCTCGACCGCGAGCGGGCGGTGCTGTGCGGCGGGCCTCTGGGCATCATGGCCGCCTGCATGGATATCGTGGTGCCTTATCTGCATGAGCGCCGGCAATTCGGCCGGAGCATCGGCGAGTTCCAGCTCATGCAGGGCAAGATCGCGGACATGTATGCGACCTGGATGGCTACCCGCGCCTATGTGTATGCCCTCGGCCAGGCCTTTGATCGAGCCGATGACGCTCGCCGGCTGCGCAAGGATGCCGCCGGTGCCATCCTGTATGCCGCCGAGAAGGCGACCTGGATGGCCGGCGAGGCCATCCAGGCCCTGGGCGGCGTCGGCTACACCACTGACTGTGCCGCCGGCCGTCTATGGCGGGATGCCAAGCTCTACGAGATCGGCGCCGGCACCAGTGAAATCCGGCGCATGCTGATCGGTCGTGAGCTGTTCGAGGAGACCCGCTGA
- a CDS encoding acetoacetate--CoA ligase has translation MTRMVADALQNRPLWVPSPSRAGASAMAAFMACARQSSGLALADYGALHDWSINDPVAFWREIWHQGGVIGEIGARGLVDGERMPGARWFPDARLNFAENLLRDSSNAEALVFRGEDKVVRRMSRRELRTEVARFAAALEEAGVVAGDRIAAYLPNLPETLVAMLAAASMGAVFTSASPDFGVQGVVDRFGQVGPKVLIACDGYWYNGKVIDIRARLADLLPRLPSVQRLVVVSYLALNEGVGDLPKAVSYGDFIAPHGDRSEPVFTPLPFDHPLYVMYSSGTTGVPKCIVHGAGGTLLQHLKEHRLHCDVRPGDRLFYFTTCGWMMWNWLVSGLASEATLMLYDGNPMIDGGRVLWDYAAREGITHFGTSAKYLETLAKSGLCPGQDYDLSALRVLLSTGSPLAPESFDFVYRAIKAELQLSSISGGTDIISCFVLGNPMLPVWRGEIQCSGLGMAVDVWDEAGRPIRGEKGELVCTQPFPSMPIGFWNDPGGGKYAAAYFERFPGVWCHGDFCEITAHGGLIIHGRSDATLNPGGVRIGTAEIYRQVERLSEVLESIVIAQEWPPQKPTDVRVVLFVRLREGLMLDEALMARIRQAILENTTPRHLPARIVQVPEIPLTKSGKRVELAVRNVVHGRPVKNIEALANPEALRHFTARPELLV, from the coding sequence ATGACGCGCATGGTTGCCGACGCGCTGCAGAACCGCCCCCTATGGGTGCCATCGCCGTCACGGGCGGGTGCCAGCGCCATGGCCGCGTTCATGGCCTGTGCCCGGCAGTCATCGGGTCTGGCGTTGGCGGACTATGGGGCGCTGCATGACTGGTCAATCAATGATCCGGTGGCATTCTGGCGGGAGATCTGGCACCAGGGGGGCGTGATCGGCGAGATCGGTGCTCGGGGCCTGGTGGATGGCGAGCGCATGCCGGGCGCCCGCTGGTTTCCCGATGCCCGCCTCAACTTCGCCGAGAATCTGCTGCGGGACAGTAGCAATGCCGAGGCCCTGGTGTTCCGGGGCGAGGACAAGGTGGTGCGGCGCATGTCGCGCCGGGAATTGCGCACCGAAGTGGCCCGCTTTGCCGCTGCGCTGGAGGAGGCCGGGGTGGTGGCGGGCGATCGGATCGCGGCCTACCTGCCCAACCTGCCCGAGACCCTGGTGGCCATGCTGGCGGCGGCCAGCATGGGCGCGGTATTCACCAGCGCCTCCCCGGACTTCGGTGTGCAGGGCGTGGTGGATCGGTTCGGGCAGGTCGGGCCCAAGGTGCTGATTGCTTGCGATGGCTACTGGTACAACGGCAAGGTCATCGACATTCGCGCCCGGCTTGCCGATCTGCTACCCCGGCTGCCCAGCGTGCAGCGGCTGGTCGTGGTGTCCTATCTGGCCCTTAACGAGGGGGTGGGCGACCTTCCCAAAGCGGTCAGCTATGGGGACTTCATCGCGCCCCATGGCGACCGCAGCGAACCCGTGTTCACCCCCTTGCCCTTTGATCACCCCCTCTACGTGATGTATTCCTCCGGCACCACCGGGGTGCCCAAGTGCATCGTCCATGGCGCGGGGGGCACCCTGCTGCAACACCTCAAGGAACATCGGCTGCATTGCGATGTGCGCCCCGGCGACCGCTTGTTTTATTTCACCACCTGCGGCTGGATGATGTGGAACTGGCTGGTGTCGGGTCTGGCGTCGGAGGCCACCCTCATGCTCTACGACGGCAATCCCATGATCGACGGCGGGCGGGTGTTGTGGGATTACGCGGCGAGGGAGGGCATCACCCATTTCGGCACCTCGGCCAAGTATCTGGAGACTCTCGCCAAGAGCGGGCTCTGCCCCGGCCAGGACTACGACCTCTCCGCCTTGCGGGTGCTGCTGTCCACCGGCAGCCCCCTGGCGCCGGAGAGCTTCGACTTCGTATATCGGGCCATCAAGGCTGAGCTGCAACTGTCCTCGATTTCCGGCGGCACCGACATCATCTCCTGTTTCGTGCTGGGCAACCCGATGCTGCCCGTATGGCGCGGCGAGATTCAGTGCAGCGGGCTGGGCATGGCGGTGGACGTGTGGGACGAGGCGGGGCGTCCAATCCGGGGCGAAAAGGGGGAGCTGGTCTGCACCCAGCCCTTTCCCTCCATGCCCATCGGCTTCTGGAACGATCCTGGAGGCGGCAAATACGCGGCCGCCTATTTCGAGCGCTTCCCCGGCGTGTGGTGCCATGGGGACTTCTGCGAGATCACCGCCCATGGGGGGCTGATCATCCATGGCCGTTCCGATGCCACCCTCAACCCGGGCGGGGTGCGCATCGGCACCGCCGAAATCTATCGGCAGGTGGAGCGCCTGTCCGAGGTATTGGAGTCCATTGTCATCGCTCAGGAGTGGCCGCCGCAGAAGCCGACCGATGTCCGGGTGGTGCTTTTCGTGCGGCTGCGGGAGGGCCTGATGCTGGACGAGGCTTTGATGGCGCGCATCCGGCAGGCGATTCTGGAAAACACCACGCCCCGTCACCTGCCGGCCCGGATCGTCCAGGTGCCGGAGATTCCCCTGACCAAGAGCGGTAAGCGGGTGGAACTGGCCGTGCGCAACGTCGTCCATGGACGACCGGTGAAAAACATCGAGGCCCTGGCCAACCCGGAGGCCTTGCGCCACTTCACGGCAAGGCCGGAGCTGCTGGTCTGA
- a CDS encoding hydroxymethylglutaryl-CoA lyase, translated as MAFPSSVKIVEVGPRDGLQNEKQPVPTAVKIELIRRLAETGLSAIEATAFVSPKWVPQMADNAEVMAQIERRPGLSYPVLVPNEKGLEAALAAGAREVAVFGAASEAFSRKNINCSMAESLDRFRPVAAAAQAAGVSVRGYVSCVLGCPYQGEVVPAAVADMAWALHEMGCYEISLGDTIGIGTPEKTKAMIEAVARRVPLAQIAGHYHDTYGMAVANIYASLQMGVGVFDASVAGLGGCPYAPGAAGNVATEDVVWLMRGLGIETGIDLDSLVAVGAWISAQLGRASNSKAGLALGRRCQK; from the coding sequence ATGGCTTTTCCATCCTCAGTGAAGATCGTCGAAGTCGGCCCTCGCGACGGCCTGCAAAACGAGAAGCAACCGGTCCCGACGGCCGTCAAGATTGAGCTGATCCGGCGCCTGGCCGAGACGGGGCTGTCGGCCATCGAGGCTACCGCCTTTGTTTCGCCGAAATGGGTGCCCCAGATGGCGGACAACGCGGAAGTGATGGCGCAAATCGAGCGCCGCCCCGGGCTTTCCTATCCGGTGCTGGTGCCCAACGAGAAGGGACTGGAAGCCGCCCTGGCGGCGGGGGCCCGGGAGGTGGCGGTGTTCGGCGCTGCCTCCGAAGCCTTTTCCCGGAAGAATATCAATTGCAGCATGGCTGAATCCCTGGATCGCTTCCGTCCCGTGGCGGCGGCGGCCCAGGCCGCTGGTGTCTCGGTGCGGGGCTATGTCTCCTGCGTGCTCGGCTGCCCCTATCAGGGCGAGGTGGTGCCAGCGGCGGTGGCCGACATGGCCTGGGCGCTGCATGAGATGGGCTGCTACGAAATCAGCCTGGGGGACACCATCGGCATCGGCACACCGGAAAAGACCAAGGCGATGATAGAGGCGGTGGCGCGGCGCGTTCCCCTGGCGCAGATCGCCGGCCACTATCACGACACCTACGGCATGGCCGTGGCCAATATCTACGCTTCGCTCCAGATGGGCGTGGGCGTTTTCGACGCCTCCGTGGCCGGCCTCGGCGGTTGTCCCTACGCACCCGGCGCCGCAGGCAACGTGGCGACCGAGGATGTGGTCTGGCTGATGCGCGGTCTGGGCATCGAGACCGGCATCGATCTCGACAGCTTGGTGGCTGTCGGCGCCTGGATATCGGCCCAGTTGGGCCGCGCCTCGAACTCGAAGGCTGGCCTGGCCCTGGGCCGCCGTTGCCAGAAATGA
- the phaR gene encoding polyhydroxyalkanoate synthesis repressor PhaR: MAGQNRLIKKYPNRRLYDTKTSSYITLADVKGLVLQHEEFQVVDAKSGEDLTRSILLQIILEEEAAGSPMFTADILAQMIRFYGNAMQGMMGKYLENNLKAFTEMQAKFNEQARGVYGGENTAANQELWSQFLNFQGPAMQSMMGTYVEQSRKMFQQMQDNMQEQTRKMFTGMQFPDFSPPKDDKK; the protein is encoded by the coding sequence ATGGCTGGGCAGAATCGTCTGATCAAGAAATATCCGAACCGCCGGCTATATGACACCAAGACCAGCAGCTACATTACGCTGGCGGATGTCAAGGGGCTGGTGCTTCAGCACGAGGAGTTTCAGGTGGTGGATGCCAAGAGCGGCGAGGACCTGACCCGCAGTATCCTGCTCCAGATCATTCTTGAAGAGGAGGCGGCCGGCTCGCCCATGTTCACCGCTGACATCCTTGCCCAGATGATCCGCTTCTATGGCAATGCCATGCAGGGGATGATGGGCAAGTATCTGGAGAACAATCTCAAGGCCTTTACCGAAATGCAGGCCAAGTTCAACGAGCAGGCGCGAGGGGTATACGGCGGCGAAAATACTGCGGCGAACCAGGAGCTTTGGTCCCAGTTTCTCAATTTCCAGGGCCCCGCCATGCAGAGCATGATGGGCACCTATGTGGAGCAGAGCCGCAAGATGTTCCAGCAGATGCAGGACAACATGCAGGAGCAGACCCGCAAGATGTTCACTGGCATGCAGTTCCCCGATTTTTCTCCGCCCAAGGACGACAAGAAGTAG
- a CDS encoding acetyl-CoA carboxylase biotin carboxylase subunit — MFERILIANRGEIACRVIRTARRMGIRTVAVYSAADAEARHVRLADEAVLLGPAAPGESYLAIDRIIAACRQTGAQAVHPGYGFLSENGDFADAVAAQGLVFIGPPASAIRAMGSKSEARKLMEEVGLPVTPGYHGDEQAPDFLKAQAERIGYPVLIKAIAGGGGRGMRAVHQSSEFLAALASCKREAAASFGNEQVLIEKYLQGPRHVEIQIFSDRQGHCVHLFERDCSVQRRHQKILEEAPAPGMTPQRRGAMGQAAIVAAQAIGYVGAGTVEFLLDREGNFHFMEMNTRLQVEHPVTEMITGLDLVEWQLRIAAGEPLPLVQEQLSIHGHALEARICAEDPDQGFLPASGRLVHLAAPEESLHVRVDTGVEEGDEISPHYDSMIAKLIVWDETRERACARMLQALARYRVVGVANNVDFLSRLVACPAFAQADLDTGLVEREHDFLFPAATEPPAEAWLVVVLAELLREQETALDGARSDTDPHSPWHLRDGWRINSAARRTLVFRAGEAERSIAVAYGERGFVLEVDGRATAVSGTLGPGGQLWADLAGRRINGTVVIAAGKRHVFLHGRAFVFAAVDPLLPAGSGGSAEGGLSAPMPGRVVALIAQPGKRVEQGAPLLILEAMKMEHTIIAPAAGTIKRFRYGVGDQVEDGAELLEFEVNRG; from the coding sequence ATGTTCGAGAGGATACTGATCGCCAACCGGGGAGAGATTGCCTGCCGGGTGATCAGGACGGCGCGCCGCATGGGCATCCGCACCGTTGCGGTGTATTCCGCAGCCGATGCCGAGGCGCGCCATGTGCGCCTCGCCGACGAGGCCGTGCTGCTCGGGCCGGCCGCCCCGGGCGAGTCCTACCTTGCCATCGACCGGATCATCGCCGCCTGCCGGCAAACGGGCGCCCAGGCCGTCCATCCGGGCTATGGCTTCCTCTCGGAGAATGGGGACTTCGCCGATGCAGTCGCGGCCCAGGGCCTCGTCTTCATCGGCCCGCCGGCATCGGCGATCCGGGCCATGGGGTCCAAGTCCGAAGCCAGGAAACTGATGGAAGAGGTTGGTCTGCCGGTGACGCCGGGCTATCACGGCGACGAGCAGGCGCCCGACTTCCTGAAGGCACAGGCCGAGCGCATCGGCTATCCGGTACTGATCAAGGCCATCGCCGGTGGCGGCGGCAGGGGCATGCGCGCGGTGCATCAGTCCAGTGAATTTCTCGCCGCCCTGGCCTCCTGCAAGCGCGAGGCGGCAGCGAGTTTCGGCAATGAGCAGGTGTTGATCGAGAAGTACCTGCAAGGCCCGCGTCACGTGGAAATCCAGATTTTCAGCGACCGGCAGGGCCACTGCGTCCACCTCTTCGAGCGGGACTGCTCGGTGCAGCGCCGCCATCAGAAAATACTGGAAGAGGCGCCGGCCCCCGGCATGACGCCCCAGCGCCGGGGGGCGATGGGGCAGGCAGCCATTGTCGCCGCCCAGGCCATCGGCTATGTGGGGGCCGGCACGGTGGAATTCCTGCTGGACCGGGAAGGCAATTTCCATTTCATGGAAATGAACACACGCCTGCAGGTGGAGCATCCCGTGACCGAGATGATCACCGGGCTGGATCTGGTCGAATGGCAGTTGCGCATCGCCGCCGGCGAGCCCTTGCCCCTGGTCCAGGAGCAGCTTTCCATTCACGGCCATGCCCTGGAGGCGCGGATATGCGCCGAGGATCCGGACCAGGGCTTCCTGCCGGCTTCCGGCCGGCTGGTGCATCTGGCAGCGCCGGAGGAGTCGCTGCATGTCCGGGTCGATACCGGGGTCGAAGAGGGCGACGAAATATCGCCCCACTACGATTCGATGATCGCCAAGCTCATCGTCTGGGACGAGACCCGGGAGCGTGCATGCGCGCGCATGCTGCAAGCCCTGGCCCGGTATCGTGTCGTGGGCGTAGCCAACAACGTGGACTTTCTCTCCCGGTTGGTGGCCTGCCCGGCCTTTGCCCAGGCCGACCTGGACACCGGGCTGGTGGAGCGCGAGCATGACTTTCTGTTCCCTGCCGCCACCGAGCCGCCGGCCGAAGCCTGGCTGGTCGTGGTCCTGGCCGAGCTGCTGCGCGAGCAGGAGACGGCGCTCGACGGGGCGCGGAGCGATACGGACCCCCACTCCCCCTGGCATCTGCGGGACGGCTGGCGCATCAACAGCGCCGCCCGCCGCACCCTGGTGTTCCGGGCCGGTGAGGCCGAACGGTCCATCGCCGTCGCCTATGGGGAGCGGGGTTTCGTGCTTGAAGTCGACGGCCGGGCCACGGCCGTCAGCGGCACCCTCGGTCCGGGGGGGCAGTTGTGGGCCGACCTGGCCGGCCGCCGCATCAACGGGACAGTGGTGATTGCCGCCGGGAAGCGCCACGTTTTCCTGCACGGCCGTGCCTTCGTCTTTGCAGCCGTCGATCCGCTGCTCCCGGCAGGCAGTGGGGGCAGCGCCGAGGGGGGGCTCAGCGCTCCGATGCCTGGCCGGGTCGTCGCGCTGATTGCCCAGCCCGGCAAGCGGGTGGAGCAGGGCGCCCCCCTGCTGATCCTGGAAGCAATGAAAATGGAGCACACCATCATCGCCCCGGCCGCTGGGACGATCAAACGCTTTCGCTACGGTGTCGGCGACCAGGTCGAGGACGGCGCAGAATTGCTGGAATTTGAAGTGAACCGAGGTTGA